The following coding sequences lie in one Mucilaginibacter sp. KACC 22773 genomic window:
- a CDS encoding alpha-amylase family glycosyl hydrolase — protein sequence MIIKNVYFLLVTFLAIGSTSCKKPSSGDNSGNVPGDTTTVVPGGKALPSGAVDGVTYINSGKSVILNLYAPSKTSVSVIGDFNNWTADAKYAMNHTPDGKNWWIQIDNLDANTEYAYQYLIDGTLKVADPYTQKVLDPNNDSYIDALTYPGLKAYPTGKTTGNVSVMQANQPAYSWKVPNFVRPEKKNLVIYELLLRDFVTNHNYQTLKDSLNYLAKLGVNAIELMPINEFEGNLSWGYNPSFYFAPDKYYGTKNALKAFIDECHSRGIAVIQDMVLNHSFGQSPMVQMYFNTAAGKPAANNPWYNVDPTHPYNVGYQFNHESAATKYFVKNVIKFWMQEYKIDGFRFDLSKGFTQVNYGTSGDAAVTAWSQYDASRVAIWKDYNNYIKSIDNNNFYVILEHFAANQEEKELAGEGMMLWNNLNYNANEATMGWLTNSNFQGIFYDQHTFTLPYQLVGYFESHDEERLMFKNESYGNASGGYNVKDITTGLKREEMAAAFLFSVPGPKMLWQFGELGYDQSIDSNGGRTSNKPILWNYFAQAQRIQLYKVYSAMINLRKKNAVFASTNFVYSLSGAIKSIQLKDAGVNVEVLGNFDVATQTANITFPSTGTYTDALTGATLNVTSATMPVTLAPGEYHVYSSAALTH from the coding sequence ATGATAATCAAAAATGTTTACTTTTTGCTGGTCACCTTTTTGGCGATTGGATCTACTTCATGCAAGAAGCCTTCTTCCGGAGATAATTCCGGGAACGTTCCCGGAGATACCACAACGGTGGTACCGGGTGGTAAAGCGTTGCCTTCGGGCGCTGTTGATGGAGTCACTTACATCAACTCAGGCAAGTCGGTTATTTTAAATTTATACGCACCATCAAAAACATCGGTAAGCGTTATAGGCGATTTCAATAACTGGACAGCCGATGCCAAATATGCCATGAACCACACACCCGATGGCAAAAACTGGTGGATACAGATTGATAATCTTGACGCCAATACCGAGTATGCCTACCAGTACCTGATTGACGGCACACTTAAAGTGGCCGATCCGTACACCCAAAAAGTGCTCGATCCTAATAATGACAGCTATATAGATGCCCTTACCTATCCTGGTTTAAAGGCTTACCCAACCGGCAAAACAACCGGAAATGTAAGTGTGATGCAGGCCAACCAGCCTGCTTATAGCTGGAAGGTGCCAAACTTTGTACGGCCGGAAAAAAAGAACCTGGTGATATATGAATTATTACTGCGCGATTTTGTTACCAACCACAATTATCAAACTTTAAAAGATTCGTTAAACTACCTGGCCAAACTTGGTGTAAATGCCATTGAGCTGATGCCTATAAATGAATTTGAAGGTAACCTTTCATGGGGATATAACCCTTCGTTTTACTTTGCTCCCGATAAATATTATGGCACTAAGAATGCCTTAAAAGCATTTATCGACGAATGCCACTCCAGAGGTATTGCCGTTATCCAGGATATGGTGCTAAATCATTCGTTCGGTCAGTCGCCAATGGTGCAAATGTATTTTAATACCGCCGCTGGCAAGCCGGCAGCAAACAATCCCTGGTACAATGTAGACCCTACACACCCATACAACGTAGGGTACCAGTTTAATCATGAAAGCGCTGCTACCAAATATTTTGTAAAAAACGTGATCAAATTCTGGATGCAGGAGTATAAAATAGATGGTTTCCGGTTCGATCTTTCCAAGGGATTTACCCAGGTTAATTATGGTACCAGCGGCGATGCTGCAGTTACCGCCTGGAGCCAGTATGACGCCAGCCGCGTAGCTATCTGGAAAGACTACAATAACTACATTAAAAGCATCGACAATAATAACTTTTATGTGATATTGGAACACTTTGCGGCTAACCAGGAAGAAAAGGAACTGGCCGGCGAGGGCATGATGTTGTGGAACAATTTGAATTATAATGCCAATGAAGCTACCATGGGCTGGCTAACTAATTCAAATTTCCAGGGAATATTTTATGATCAGCATACCTTTACCCTGCCATACCAATTGGTAGGCTATTTTGAAAGTCACGACGAGGAACGCCTGATGTTTAAAAATGAAAGCTACGGAAACGCATCTGGCGGTTATAATGTTAAGGATATTACAACCGGCCTGAAACGCGAAGAAATGGCAGCGGCATTCCTGTTCTCGGTGCCGGGCCCTAAAATGTTATGGCAGTTTGGCGAGTTAGGCTACGATCAATCTATCGACTCCAACGGGGGGCGCACAAGCAATAAACCCATTTTGTGGAACTATTTTGCCCAGGCGCAGCGTATACAATTGTATAAAGTTTATTCGGCCATGATTAACCTGCGTAAAAAGAACGCAGTATTTGCCAGTACCAATTTTGTGTACAGCCTGTCGGGCGCTATAAAAAGCATCCAGTTAAAGGATGCGGGCGTCAATGTGGAGGTTTTAGGAAATTTTGATGTGGCAACGCAAACCGCCAACATTACCTTCCCTTCAACCGGCACTTATACCGATGCGTTAACAGGGGCAACGCTAAATGTTACCTCGGCAACTATGCCTGTAACGCTTGCGCCCGGCGAATATCATGTGTACAGCAGCGCTGCTTTAACTCATTAA
- a CDS encoding cold-shock protein — MMQGTVKFFNESKGFGFIVPTNGGAEVFVHASGLIDTIRENDSVTYDVEQGKKGLNAVNVKVG, encoded by the coding sequence ATAATGCAAGGAACAGTAAAATTTTTCAATGAAAGCAAAGGATTCGGATTTATCGTACCAACAAATGGTGGTGCCGAAGTTTTTGTACATGCCTCAGGCCTTATCGACACTATCCGTGAAAACGATAGCGTTACCTACGATGTAGAACAAGGTAAAAAAGGCTTAAATGCGGTAAATGTAAAAGTAGGTTAA